One region of Camelina sativa cultivar DH55 chromosome 6, Cs, whole genome shotgun sequence genomic DNA includes:
- the LOC104790851 gene encoding exocyst complex component EXO70A1-like has product MVKHLFRSSSPPPTAKQKPHHTLADSAMEEYEIEVQSLITKWTSPESTDQFLFSSSSHQEAEQFVRAVKNLHNSMHRLVSVTPESINLNRGQDVMKTAMKLLESEFCRVLKENREYLDPECVTIRSWNSSRFSVSTPSTVSDSNGTDEGYFADEHRFSGGDPNAMDDRKTIAECMISTGHVKECVRVYKSVRKSIVDETLHSLGVERLTLRQIQKLNWEVLETKIKPWLRGVKLAVRSLFYGEKILAEHVFSNSSILESSFTDITQEGALTLFVFPENVGKFKKLTSEKMFRILDMYETLTNLSSDIESIFTFDSNSVIKSQVTGSLTKLSEAVRSMMSDFETAIEKESSKKPVNGGGIHPLTRYVMNYLTFLADYSDSIAVIFENWKISVSSPLPKTLFPCGRGYEAKPEDVYSSPVSVRMAWVILLTLCKIDGKAQPFKHIALSYLFLVNNLNYVVVKVRASKLKLLLGVEWVASHEAKVKQFIVKFEKLAWGKVLTSLPEDPTAEMSSEEASGHLVSFNIKSELAYRRQISWVVPDSKLRDKIKIGLSRKIIPVYAELYNRVGLFKDKEMFSELIVRYTPDDLGNYLSDLYFVTKEARTQ; this is encoded by the coding sequence ATGGTAAAACATTTATTCCGATCATCGTCTCCTCCTCCAACGGCGAAACAAAAGCCCCACCACACACTCGCAGACTCAGCAATGGAGGAGTACGAGATCGAAGTCCAGTCTCTAATAACCAAATGGACTTCGCCAGAGTCCACTGATCAGTTTCTCTTCTCCTCAAGTAGCCACCAAGAAGCAGAGCAGTTCGTACGGGCCGTAAAGAACTTGCATAACTCAATGCACCGTCTAGTTTCCGTTACACCGGAGTCAATAAATCTTAACCGTGGACAAGACGTGATGAAGACGGCGATGAAGCTTCTCGAATCAGAGTTCTGCCGCGTACTAAAGGAGAATAGAGAGTATCTAGATCCTGAATGCGTCACTATTCGTTCATGGAACTCATCACGGTTCAGCGTTTCTACTCCGAGTACTGTTTCTGATTCCAATGGTACCGACGAAGGTTACTTCGCCGACGAGCATAGATTCTCCGGAGGAGACCCTAACGCGATGGATGATCGAAAAACTATCGCTGAGTGTATGATTTCAACAGGACACGTCAAGGAATGCGTTAGGGTTTACAAATCCGTACGTAAATCTATTGTAGATGAGACGCTACACAGTTTGGGAGTGGAGAGGTTGACTCTACGTCAGATACAAAAACTGAACTGGGAGGTTCTTGAAACTAAGATCAAGCCATGGCTCCGGGGAGTGAAATTAGCGGTTCGGTCTCTGTTTTACGGCGAAAAGATTCTTGCTGAACACGTTTTCTCTAACTCCTCCATCTTGGAGTCCTCTTTCACTGATATCACTCAAGAAGGTGCTTTGACCTTGTTTGTTTTCCCTGAAAATGTAGGAAAATTCAAGAAACTAACGTCTGAGAAAATGTTTCGCATTCTTGATATGTACGAAACCCTAACCAATCTATCTTCAGACATCGAATCGATCTTTACCTTCGATTCAAACTCCGTCATCAAATCTCAAGTCACTGGATCCCTCACGAAGCTCAGCGAAGCCGTTAGGTCAATGATGTCAGACTTTGAAACGGCGATTGAGAAAGAATCATCCAAAAAACCAGTAAACGGCGGTGGTATACACCCGCTCACACGCTACGTTATGAATTATCTCACCTTCCTCGCTGATTACAGTGACTCCATAGCTGTGATCTTCGAGAACTGGAAGATTAGTGTATCATCTCCGTTGCCTAAAACTCTGTTTCCTTGCGGCAGAGGTTATGAAGCTAAACCGGAGGATGTGTACTCCTCTCCGGTCTCCGTACGCATGGCTTGGGTGATTCTTCTTACTCTGTGTAAAATAGACGGCAAGGCTCAGCCGTTTAAGCATATTGCTTTGTCTTATCTCTTCCTCGTTAACAACCTCAACTACGTTGTCGTTAAGGTTCGAGCTTCGAAACTGAAGCTTCTCCTCGGTGTTGAGTGGGTGGCGAGTCATGAGGCTAAGGTGAAACAGTTTATTGTAAAGTTTGAGAAGCTTGCATGGGGGAAAGTGTTGACGTCACTCCCAGAGGATCCGACGGCGGAGATGTCATCGGAGGAAGCAAGTGGTCATTTAGTGAGTTTTAACATTAAGTCTGAATTGGCGTACCGGAGACAAATTTCGTGGGTTGTACCGGATTCGAAACTCAGGGATAAGATTAAAATCGGGTTGTCTCGGAAGATTATTCCGGTTTACGCTGAGCTCTATAACCGGGTTGGTTTGTTTAAGGACAAAGAGATGTTTAGTGAGTTAATTGTTAGATATACCCCTGATGATTTGGGAAATTATCTCTCGGATCTTTACTTTGTGACCAAGGAGGCAAGGACTCAGTAA